One Azospirillum sp. B510 genomic window carries:
- a CDS encoding ATP-binding protein, whose protein sequence is MKVGIDMGATNAGGAATLDLEELLATRLLVQGNSGSGKSHLLRRLIEQSAQWVQQAVIDPEGDFVTLAERFGHVVVEADEHSEAALQSVAARVRQHRVSVVLNLEGLDAEMQMRHAAAFLGGLFDADRDFWYPMLVVVDEAQLFAPSAAGEVSDEARKVSLGAMTNLMCRGRKRGLAGVIATQRLAKLAKNVAAEASNFLMGRTFLDIDMARAADLLGMERRQAEMFRDLERGHFIALGPALSRRPLPLRIGAVETQGRTGSPTLMPPPATPVADARDLIFTTTGPEPPRYVRRPSTSASADLMAQLARGRTAAQPPAEPPPSPNETAAEPSVPPPEPEETPEQAAEREAGYDAVLAEVLADPEAPYRSLAVLYQDFLVRCRGRGVDGDRLTLPAFRRRLATARAGAGGGGDDPAWQRATEVAATLAEDIQPVFLLLARAALDHAPCPSDADVARACGSRSKGRGRRLLTYMEQRGFIASRSGLGNTRAIALPALGWETALGDPNADDRADAPEEGGLFAAG, encoded by the coding sequence ATGAAGGTCGGCATCGACATGGGGGCGACGAACGCGGGCGGGGCCGCGACGCTCGACCTGGAGGAGCTGCTGGCGACCCGTCTGCTGGTCCAGGGCAATTCCGGCTCCGGCAAGTCGCACCTGCTGCGCCGGCTGATCGAACAGAGCGCCCAGTGGGTTCAGCAGGCGGTCATCGATCCGGAGGGCGACTTCGTCACGCTGGCCGAACGCTTCGGCCATGTGGTGGTGGAGGCCGACGAGCACAGCGAGGCCGCCCTGCAATCGGTGGCCGCCCGCGTGCGCCAGCACCGCGTCTCCGTCGTGCTGAACCTGGAGGGGCTGGACGCGGAGATGCAGATGCGCCACGCCGCCGCCTTCCTGGGCGGGCTGTTCGATGCCGACCGCGATTTCTGGTATCCGATGCTGGTGGTGGTGGACGAGGCGCAACTGTTCGCCCCGTCGGCCGCCGGCGAGGTGTCGGACGAGGCGCGCAAGGTCTCGCTCGGCGCCATGACAAACCTGATGTGCCGCGGACGCAAGCGCGGGCTGGCCGGGGTGATCGCCACCCAGCGTCTGGCCAAGCTGGCGAAGAATGTCGCCGCCGAGGCGTCGAACTTCCTGATGGGCCGCACCTTCCTCGACATCGACATGGCGCGCGCCGCCGATCTGCTCGGCATGGAGCGCCGGCAGGCGGAGATGTTCCGCGATCTGGAGCGCGGGCATTTCATCGCCCTCGGCCCCGCCCTGTCGCGCCGGCCGCTGCCGTTGCGCATCGGCGCGGTGGAGACCCAGGGCCGCACCGGCAGCCCGACCCTGATGCCGCCCCCCGCCACCCCGGTGGCGGATGCCCGCGACCTGATCTTCACCACGACCGGGCCGGAGCCGCCGCGCTACGTCCGCCGCCCCTCGACCTCGGCCAGCGCCGACCTGATGGCGCAGCTGGCGCGCGGCCGAACCGCCGCCCAGCCGCCAGCCGAACCGCCGCCCTCCCCCAACGAGACCGCGGCCGAACCGTCCGTGCCGCCGCCGGAACCGGAGGAAACGCCCGAACAGGCCGCCGAGCGCGAGGCCGGCTATGACGCGGTGCTGGCCGAGGTGCTGGCCGACCCGGAGGCGCCCTACCGCTCGCTGGCCGTGCTGTACCAGGATTTCCTGGTGCGCTGCCGGGGGCGTGGGGTGGATGGTGACCGGCTGACCCTGCCCGCCTTCCGCCGCCGTCTGGCGACCGCGCGCGCCGGGGCCGGCGGCGGCGGCGATGATCCCGCCTGGCAGCGGGCGACGGAGGTCGCCGCCACCCTGGCGGAGGACATCCAGCCGGTCTTCCTGCTGCTGGCCCGCGCCGCCCTCGACCACGCCCCCTGCCCGTCGGACGCCGACGTGGCGCGGGCCTGCGGCAGCCGGTCGAAAGGACGCGGCCGCCGCCTGCTGACCTACATGGAACAGCGCGGCTTCATCGCCAGCCGCAGCGGCCTGGGCAACACCCGCGCCATCGCCCTGCCGGCGCTCGGCTGGGAAACCGCGCTCGGCGACCCCAACGCCGACGACAGGGCCGACGCCCCCGAGGAGGGCGGGCTGTTCGCGGCGGGGTGA
- a CDS encoding GGDEF domain-containing protein has product MTVLTTTKAGIQAGQTESDRAEPYGASWSAIRSGQGEGVAFDWVAATGALSYAFQPIVQLRSGRCHGYEALLRGFERTGFANAAELLDAAEAAGLLAVLETALHAKAVAAYRALSGWSEAKLFLNLDARLVGRPDSPWISCDPGTSRNSGIVLELSENRPVGRGVAVDAAVDRYRQSGSGIAIDDFGVGHSGLRTLYEARPDYVKIDRFFIAGIDADARKRALVAALAGHAHALGIQIVAEGVETETEFYTCRDLGCDFAQGFLIARPRLDLTSLPNRYPVIEDLNRRDRRQPSEAHRRLSEVIERLPPLRVDSRKTELLDYFRREGSAAIAPIIDEHDRPLGLILERDLKRFVYSRFGGELLRNRGLGDRLDDLVIRSPVCDISTPLDRVIEAFSTESAADGIVIVEGGAYAGVLSSGALLRLVHERNLAMATDQNPLTRLPGNAAIVRHIEGALDDSARGHVLAYLDFDNFKPFNDNFGFRQGDRAILMFSERLKAWAGGAGAVIDADAFAGHIGGDDFFLGVSGGTEGEVLARLTELLALFRSDAESLYDAETRVSGGFLAKDRYGALRRFPLLAASGVAVVVPPGQHGLTPDAINAAIADHKAAAKEAEDKLCVVRLA; this is encoded by the coding sequence ATGACTGTGCTGACCACGACCAAGGCCGGGATCCAGGCCGGACAGACGGAGAGCGACCGCGCCGAGCCCTATGGCGCGAGCTGGTCGGCCATCCGCTCGGGTCAGGGCGAGGGCGTCGCCTTCGACTGGGTGGCGGCGACCGGCGCGCTGAGTTATGCCTTCCAGCCCATCGTCCAGCTGCGGTCCGGCCGTTGCCACGGCTATGAGGCGCTGCTGCGCGGGTTCGAGCGTACCGGTTTCGCCAATGCCGCCGAGCTGCTGGACGCCGCCGAAGCCGCCGGCCTGCTGGCGGTGCTGGAGACCGCGCTGCATGCCAAGGCGGTCGCCGCCTATCGCGCGCTGTCCGGCTGGAGCGAGGCGAAGCTGTTCCTCAACCTCGACGCCCGGCTGGTCGGGCGCCCGGACTCCCCCTGGATTTCCTGCGATCCGGGGACGTCGCGCAACAGCGGCATCGTGCTGGAGCTGTCGGAGAATCGGCCGGTCGGCCGCGGGGTCGCGGTGGATGCCGCGGTCGACCGTTATCGCCAGAGCGGGAGCGGCATCGCCATCGACGATTTCGGCGTCGGTCATTCCGGCCTGCGCACGCTGTACGAGGCGCGGCCGGACTATGTCAAGATCGACCGCTTCTTCATCGCCGGCATCGACGCCGATGCGCGCAAGCGGGCGCTGGTGGCTGCGTTGGCCGGTCATGCCCACGCGCTGGGCATCCAGATCGTGGCGGAGGGGGTGGAGACCGAGACCGAATTCTACACCTGCCGCGATCTCGGCTGCGACTTCGCCCAGGGGTTCCTGATCGCCCGGCCGCGGCTGGATCTGACCAGCCTGCCGAACCGCTATCCGGTGATCGAGGACCTCAACCGCCGCGACCGCCGCCAGCCCAGCGAAGCGCACCGGCGCCTGTCGGAGGTGATCGAACGGCTGCCGCCGCTGCGGGTGGATTCGCGCAAGACCGAGCTCTTGGACTATTTCCGTCGCGAGGGCAGCGCCGCCATCGCCCCGATCATCGACGAACATGACCGGCCGCTCGGCCTGATCCTCGAGCGCGATCTGAAACGCTTCGTCTATTCGCGCTTCGGTGGAGAATTGCTGCGCAATCGCGGGCTGGGCGATCGGTTGGACGATCTGGTCATCCGCTCCCCGGTCTGTGACATCTCCACCCCGCTGGACCGGGTGATCGAAGCCTTTTCGACCGAGTCGGCCGCCGACGGCATCGTGATCGTCGAGGGCGGCGCCTATGCCGGCGTGCTGTCGAGCGGCGCGTTGCTGCGGCTGGTGCATGAACGCAATCTGGCGATGGCGACCGACCAGAATCCGCTGACCCGGCTGCCGGGCAACGCGGCGATCGTCCGCCACATCGAAGGGGCGCTGGACGACAGCGCGCGCGGCCATGTGCTGGCCTACCTGGATTTCGACAACTTCAAGCCCTTCAACGACAATTTCGGCTTCCGCCAGGGCGACCGCGCCATCCTGATGTTCAGCGAGCGGCTGAAGGCCTGGGCCGGCGGCGCCGGCGCGGTCATCGATGCCGACGCCTTCGCCGGCCATATCGGCGGCGACGACTTCTTCCTCGGCGTCAGCGGCGGGACGGAGGGCGAGGTTCTGGCCCGGCTGACGGAGCTGCTGGCCCTGTTCCGGTCGGATGCCGAGAGCCTGTATGATGCGGAAACACGGGTGAGCGGCGGCTTCCTGGCGAAGGACCGTTATGGGGCGCTCCGCCGCTTCCCGCTGCTGGCGGCCAGCGGGGTGGCCGTCGTCGTTCCGCCCGGCCAGCATGGGCTGACCCCCGACGCCATCAACGCCGCCATCGCCGACCACAAGGCCGCCGCCAAGGAGGCGGAGGACAAGCTGTGCGTGGTGCGGCTGGCGTGA
- a CDS encoding BrnT family toxin, with product MGEPFDPVKNLLNRRKHGLDLSFGAEVLRDRNLIEMPDLSMDYGEERFNALGMVNGKVYAVTYTERAEGIRFISVREADKREAAHYFKANS from the coding sequence ATGGGTGAGCCTTTCGATCCCGTCAAGAACCTGCTCAATCGTCGCAAGCATGGTTTGGACCTGTCTTTCGGGGCCGAGGTTCTTCGTGACCGGAACCTGATCGAAATGCCCGATCTGTCGATGGATTACGGCGAGGAGCGCTTCAACGCGCTGGGCATGGTCAATGGCAAGGTCTACGCCGTCACCTATACTGAGCGTGCGGAGGGGATAAGATTCATTTCCGTGCGGGAGGCCGACAAACGCGAGGCGGCCCACTATTTCAAGGCCAACTCCTGA
- a CDS encoding helix-turn-helix domain-containing protein, translating into MVIPMNEHETFTDEQLAAMRHPPLAKRVRRSTGLSQEAFAERFGIPLRTLQEWEQGRREPDGAVASYLRVIEKQPDMVAEVLAAE; encoded by the coding sequence ATGGTGATCCCGATGAACGAGCACGAAACCTTTACCGATGAGCAGCTCGCCGCCATGAGGCATCCGCCTCTGGCGAAGCGCGTTCGCCGTTCGACCGGTCTGTCGCAGGAAGCCTTCGCCGAGCGTTTCGGCATTCCGCTGCGCACGCTCCAGGAGTGGGAGCAGGGGCGGCGGGAGCCGGATGGCGCCGTCGCGTCCTATCTGCGTGTCATTGAAAAGCAACCGGACATGGTGGCAGAGGTTCTGGCGGCCGAGTGA
- a CDS encoding ABC transporter ATP-binding protein has protein sequence MMIDIQDLRIRFGQGADAITAVDGVTLSVRDGESFGLVGESGSGKSTVLRAVSGLNDDWTGRIAIAGTDQGRRRPKGFHKLCQMVFQDPYGSLHPRHTVDRILSEPIAIHGLGDADARIDRVLSDVGLGPAFRFRYPHQLSGGQRQRVAIARALVLEPRVLLLDEPTSALDVSVQAEILNLLRRLRAEHGLTLVLVTHNLAVVANLCDRLAVMNRGRLVEEMSVEGLRLGAAREPYTLQLLRASRGYDRVAAAGFRDYA, from the coding sequence ATGATGATCGACATCCAGGACCTGCGGATCCGCTTCGGCCAGGGTGCCGATGCCATCACGGCGGTGGACGGCGTCACCCTGTCGGTGCGCGACGGCGAGAGCTTCGGCCTTGTCGGCGAATCGGGGTCCGGCAAATCGACGGTCCTGCGCGCGGTCAGCGGCCTGAACGACGACTGGACCGGCCGCATCGCCATCGCCGGCACCGACCAGGGGCGCCGGCGGCCGAAGGGCTTCCACAAGCTCTGCCAGATGGTGTTCCAGGACCCCTACGGCTCGCTGCACCCGCGCCACACGGTGGACCGCATCCTGTCCGAACCGATCGCCATCCATGGGCTGGGCGACGCCGACGCCCGCATCGACCGGGTGCTGAGTGACGTCGGGCTCGGCCCCGCCTTCCGCTTCCGCTACCCGCACCAGCTGTCGGGCGGCCAGCGCCAGCGTGTCGCCATCGCCCGCGCCCTGGTGCTGGAACCGCGCGTCCTGCTGCTGGACGAGCCGACCTCGGCGCTCGACGTGTCGGTACAGGCGGAGATCCTGAACCTGCTGCGCCGGTTGCGGGCGGAGCATGGCCTGACCCTGGTGCTGGTCACCCACAACCTCGCCGTCGTCGCCAACCTGTGCGACCGGCTGGCGGTGATGAACCGCGGCCGTCTGGTCGAGGAGATGAGTGTGGAAGGGTTGCGCCTGGGTGCCGCGCGCGAGCCCTACACCTTGCAGCTCCTGCGCGCCAGCCGGGGCTACGACCGCGTGGCGGCTGCGGGCTTCCGGGATTATGCGTGA
- a CDS encoding ABC transporter ATP-binding protein, whose product MTDKRPADNTPLLDVANLRVAFPTRTGMAEAVRGVSFTLGREKLGIVGESGSGKSMTGRSILRLVPSPGRVTADRLAFSGEDLLAASPRRMRDIRGRRIAMVMQDPKYSLNPVMTIGRQIAEAYRVHNKAGAAEAKRRALEMLAAVRIRDPERVYDRYPHEVSGGMGQRIMIAMMLIPDPDLLIADEPTSALDVTVQMQVLAILDDLCSRRGMGMIFVSHDLNLVASFCDRILIMYAGRVVESCRASELHAATHPYTRGLLASLPRIDAPAGDLPVLSRDPAWLTDGLTDGLEARG is encoded by the coding sequence ATGACCGACAAAAGACCGGCGGACAATACCCCCCTGCTGGACGTCGCCAACCTGCGCGTCGCCTTCCCGACCCGCACCGGCATGGCCGAGGCGGTGCGCGGCGTCTCCTTCACCCTGGGGCGGGAGAAGCTGGGCATCGTCGGCGAATCGGGATCCGGCAAGTCGATGACCGGACGCTCCATCCTGCGCCTCGTCCCCTCGCCCGGCCGGGTGACCGCCGACCGGCTGGCCTTCAGCGGCGAGGATCTGCTGGCGGCGTCGCCCCGGCGCATGCGCGACATCCGCGGCCGGCGCATCGCCATGGTGATGCAGGACCCGAAATACTCGCTGAACCCGGTGATGACCATCGGCCGCCAGATCGCCGAGGCCTACCGCGTCCACAACAAGGCCGGCGCCGCCGAAGCCAAACGCCGGGCGCTGGAGATGCTGGCCGCCGTGCGCATCCGCGACCCGGAGCGGGTCTATGACCGCTACCCGCACGAGGTGTCGGGCGGCATGGGCCAGCGCATCATGATCGCGATGATGCTGATTCCCGACCCCGACCTGCTGATCGCCGACGAGCCGACCTCGGCGCTCGACGTCACCGTGCAGATGCAGGTTCTGGCGATCCTCGACGATCTCTGTTCCCGGCGCGGCATGGGCATGATCTTCGTCAGCCACGATCTGAACCTGGTCGCCTCCTTCTGCGACCGCATCCTGATCATGTATGCCGGCCGGGTGGTGGAGAGCTGCCGCGCGTCGGAGCTGCACGCGGCGACCCACCCCTACACCCGCGGCCTGCTGGCCAGCCTGCCGCGGATCGACGCGCCGGCGGGCGACCTGCCGGTGCTGAGCCGCGATCCCGCCTGGCTGACCGATGGGCTGACCGATGGGCTGGAGGCCCGAGGATGA
- the nikC gene encoding nickel transporter permease, translated as MTARTAPQSAPKPTPQPAGWRHWLTTDTPHSRAQARLGRAWSGWVAFSRNRLAVAGLLIVLALVVVAALAPLLAPHHPYAQDLNNRLMPPGTAHWLGTDSFGRDILSRLIHGARLTLMIVALVAATAPLAGLVIGTVAGYFGGWVDITLMRVTDIALAFPKLILALAFVAALGPGIENAVIAIAITSWPPYARIARAETLTVRRADFIAAARLQGASSPRIILGHIMPLCVASLIVRTTLDMAGVILTAAGLGFLGLGAQPPLPEWGAMIASGRQYVLEQWWVAAMPGFAIFIVSLGFNLLGDGLRDVLDPKGD; from the coding sequence ATGACCGCGCGCACCGCCCCCCAATCCGCCCCCAAGCCCACCCCCCAGCCCGCCGGCTGGCGGCACTGGCTGACCACCGACACGCCGCACTCGCGCGCCCAGGCCCGGCTGGGCCGCGCCTGGTCCGGCTGGGTGGCGTTCAGCCGCAACCGGCTGGCCGTCGCCGGCCTGCTGATCGTGCTGGCCCTGGTCGTCGTCGCGGCACTCGCCCCGCTGCTGGCGCCCCACCACCCCTACGCCCAGGATCTGAACAACCGGCTGATGCCGCCGGGTACCGCCCATTGGCTGGGCACCGACTCCTTCGGCCGCGACATCCTGTCCCGCCTGATCCATGGCGCGCGGCTGACGCTGATGATCGTGGCGCTGGTGGCGGCGACGGCGCCGCTGGCCGGGCTGGTGATCGGCACGGTCGCCGGCTATTTCGGCGGCTGGGTCGACATCACGCTGATGCGCGTCACCGACATCGCGCTGGCCTTTCCCAAGCTGATCCTGGCGCTGGCCTTCGTCGCGGCACTCGGCCCCGGCATCGAGAACGCGGTGATCGCCATCGCCATCACCTCCTGGCCGCCCTATGCCCGCATCGCGCGGGCGGAGACGCTGACCGTGCGCCGCGCCGACTTCATCGCCGCCGCCCGGCTGCAAGGGGCCTCCAGCCCGCGCATCATCCTCGGCCACATCATGCCGCTGTGCGTCGCCTCGCTGATCGTGCGGACGACGCTGGACATGGCCGGCGTGATCCTGACCGCCGCCGGCCTCGGCTTCCTCGGGCTGGGCGCCCAGCCGCCGCTGCCGGAATGGGGCGCGATGATCGCCAGCGGCCGGCAATATGTGCTGGAGCAATGGTGGGTCGCCGCCATGCCGGGATTCGCCATCTTCATCGTCAGCCTCGGTTTCAACCTGCTGGGCGACGGTCTGCGCGACGTGCTGGACCCGAAGGGGGACTGA
- a CDS encoding ABC transporter permease, protein MPTLKRGLTLLVTVAVTLLGLLLVTFLIGRVVPIDPVLSVLGDRANAESVARMRTQLGLDLPLWRQFLLYLGDVVQGDLGTSVLTSRPVLEDVLRVFPATLELATVAAIVGAVLGIPAGVSAATNRGRWPDHAIRLLGLIGHSVPIFWLGLMALLLFYARLDWVPGPGRVDVFYEGMVDPVTGLITVDALLAGETDIFWNALHHLVLPSAILGLHSVAYIARMTRGFMLDQLRQEYITTARVKGLSETRVVWGHALRNITVPLITVIALSYASLLEGSVLTETVFAWPGLGLYITNSLLSADMNAVLGGTLVVGAVFIALNLLSDLLYRLLDPRAR, encoded by the coding sequence TTGCCTACACTGAAACGCGGCCTGACCCTGCTGGTCACGGTGGCCGTCACCCTGCTGGGCCTGCTGCTGGTCACCTTCCTGATCGGCCGCGTGGTGCCGATCGATCCGGTGCTGTCCGTCCTCGGCGACCGGGCGAATGCCGAAAGCGTCGCGCGGATGCGCACGCAGCTCGGCCTCGACCTGCCGCTGTGGCGGCAGTTCCTGCTCTATCTCGGCGACGTGGTCCAGGGCGACCTCGGCACCTCGGTGCTGACCTCCCGCCCGGTGCTGGAGGATGTGCTGCGCGTCTTCCCGGCGACGCTGGAGCTGGCGACGGTCGCCGCCATCGTCGGCGCGGTCCTGGGCATTCCCGCCGGGGTGTCCGCCGCCACCAACCGCGGCCGCTGGCCCGACCATGCCATCCGGCTGCTCGGACTGATCGGCCATTCGGTGCCGATCTTCTGGCTCGGTCTGATGGCGCTGCTGCTGTTCTACGCCAGGCTGGACTGGGTACCGGGGCCGGGCCGGGTCGATGTCTTCTACGAGGGGATGGTGGATCCGGTCACCGGCCTGATAACGGTGGACGCGCTGCTGGCCGGCGAAACCGATATCTTCTGGAACGCGCTGCATCATCTGGTGCTGCCGTCGGCGATCCTCGGCCTCCACAGCGTCGCCTACATCGCGCGGATGACCCGCGGCTTCATGCTGGACCAGTTGCGCCAGGAATACATCACCACCGCCCGGGTGAAGGGCCTGTCGGAGACCCGCGTGGTCTGGGGCCATGCGCTGCGCAACATCACGGTGCCGCTGATCACCGTCATCGCCCTGTCCTATGCCAGCCTGCTGGAGGGGTCGGTGCTGACCGAGACGGTGTTCGCCTGGCCCGGCCTCGGGCTCTACATCACCAATTCGCTGCTCAGCGCCGACATGAACGCGGTGCTGGGCGGGACGCTGGTGGTCGGCGCGGTCTTCATCGCGCTGAACCTGCTGTCCGACCTTCTCTACCGCCTTCTGGATCCCCGGGCCCGATGA
- the trxB gene encoding thioredoxin-disulfide reductase: MASTHHTKVLIIGAGPAGYTAAIYAARANLEPLMVQGMQPGGQLMITTDVENFPGFADPIQGPWLMEQMQKQAEHVGTRMVFDLITDVDFTRRPFVCKGDSGDTYTADSVIIATGAQARWLGISTEEIYRGFGVSACATCDGFFFRGKEVAVVGGGNSAVEEALYLTNHASKVTVIHRRDGFRAERIMQDRLFRHPKIEVVWDSTVEEIVGEGDGTMGNPRAVTGVRVKNVKSGEERVIPVAGVFVAIGHVPATGIFQGKVEMDEAGYIVTVPDSTATNIPGVFAAGDVKDKVYRQAVTAAGMGCMAALEAERWLAHHEPAAGAHGDRSPAGTW; the protein is encoded by the coding sequence ATGGCCAGCACGCACCACACCAAGGTCCTCATCATCGGCGCCGGCCCGGCCGGCTATACCGCCGCCATCTATGCCGCGCGCGCCAACCTGGAGCCGCTGATGGTCCAGGGCATGCAGCCGGGCGGCCAGCTGATGATCACCACCGACGTGGAGAATTTCCCCGGCTTCGCCGATCCGATCCAGGGCCCCTGGCTGATGGAGCAGATGCAGAAGCAGGCGGAGCATGTCGGCACCAGGATGGTGTTCGACCTGATCACCGACGTCGACTTCACCCGGCGCCCCTTCGTCTGCAAGGGCGACAGCGGCGACACCTACACCGCCGACAGCGTGATCATCGCCACCGGCGCCCAGGCGCGCTGGCTCGGCATCTCGACCGAGGAGATCTATCGCGGCTTCGGCGTGTCGGCCTGCGCCACCTGCGACGGCTTCTTCTTCCGCGGCAAGGAGGTCGCGGTGGTCGGCGGCGGCAATTCGGCCGTTGAAGAGGCGCTCTACCTGACCAACCATGCCAGCAAGGTGACGGTCATCCATCGCCGCGACGGCTTCCGCGCCGAACGCATCATGCAGGACCGCCTGTTCCGCCATCCCAAGATCGAGGTGGTGTGGGACAGCACGGTCGAGGAGATCGTCGGCGAGGGCGACGGCACCATGGGCAACCCGCGCGCCGTCACCGGCGTGCGCGTGAAGAACGTGAAGTCGGGCGAGGAGCGCGTCATTCCGGTGGCCGGCGTCTTCGTCGCCATCGGCCATGTGCCGGCGACCGGCATCTTCCAGGGCAAGGTGGAGATGGACGAGGCGGGCTACATCGTCACGGTGCCCGACTCGACCGCCACCAACATCCCCGGCGTCTTCGCCGCCGGCGACGTCAAGGACAAGGTCTACCGCCAGGCGGTCACCGCCGCCGGCATGGGCTGCATGGCGGCGCTCGAGGCCGAACGCTGGCTCGCCCACCATGAGCCGGCCGCCGGCGCCCATGGCGACCGCAGCCCGGCCGGGACCTGGTGA
- a CDS encoding PadR family transcriptional regulator yields the protein MLRHLFHKHGRRFSRPDFDDEAPEGRGEGRGRHGRHGHRGGRGGGWGGGLEGWGGHGRGGRGERRVFDHGDLRLVLLWLIAEKPRSGYDLIKTIEEMVGGAYSPSPGVVYPTLTLLEEQGHIRVGATEGNKKLYEITDEGTEALKAAEPAVAGVRERIAHAKARQQRESSPQIHRAIENFKLALRLRLSRGDLTAEQTRAIADIIDDAARSVERI from the coding sequence ATGCTTCGGCATCTGTTTCACAAACATGGGCGCCGCTTTTCGCGTCCGGACTTCGACGACGAGGCTCCCGAGGGGCGCGGAGAGGGTAGGGGCCGTCATGGCCGTCATGGGCATCGCGGTGGCCGGGGCGGTGGCTGGGGCGGCGGCTTGGAAGGCTGGGGTGGTCATGGGCGGGGCGGCCGCGGCGAGCGGCGCGTCTTCGACCATGGCGACCTGCGCCTGGTCCTGCTGTGGCTGATCGCGGAGAAGCCGCGCTCCGGCTATGATCTGATCAAGACCATCGAGGAGATGGTCGGCGGCGCCTACAGTCCCAGCCCCGGCGTGGTCTATCCGACGTTGACCCTGCTGGAGGAGCAGGGACACATCCGGGTCGGCGCCACCGAGGGCAACAAGAAGCTCTATGAGATCACCGACGAGGGGACGGAGGCGCTGAAGGCGGCGGAACCGGCGGTGGCCGGTGTGCGCGAGCGCATCGCCCATGCCAAGGCCCGCCAGCAGCGCGAATCGTCGCCGCAAATCCATCGCGCCATCGAGAATTTCAAGCTGGCGCTCAGGCTGCGGCTGTCGCGCGGCGACCTGACGGCGGAGCAGACCCGGGCCATCGCCGACATCATCGATGACGCCGCCCGCAGCGTCGAACGCATCTGA
- a CDS encoding DUF2218 domain-containing protein, with protein MAVSTARVATVNGRRYMTQLCKHWGHKFAVVHDETQGLVPFGPGSRCRMAADADGLTLTLDVAEDGRMERMRGVVIDHLKRLAFREDLGEVAWTPAG; from the coding sequence ATGGCCGTATCGACCGCGCGTGTCGCCACCGTGAACGGGCGCCGTTACATGACCCAGCTGTGCAAGCACTGGGGGCACAAGTTCGCGGTGGTCCATGACGAGACCCAGGGCCTCGTCCCCTTCGGCCCCGGCAGCCGCTGCCGCATGGCCGCCGACGCCGACGGGCTGACGCTGACCCTCGACGTGGCGGAGGACGGACGGATGGAGCGCATGCGGGGGGTGGTCATCGACCATCTGAAGCGCCTCGCCTTCCGCGAGGATCTGGGGGAGGTGGCCTGGACCCCGGCTGGGTGA
- a CDS encoding RrF2 family transcriptional regulator, producing the protein MLRISKKLMFAIEAVLDIAYNAGTEPVQSGEITRRQGIPKRYLEQVLQQLVREGVLAGVRGPRGGYRLARERRRITLGEIVKVVRAMETATDPIEEPAGSVLGHQVVRPLWGELQDECMAKLDTITIEDLCMRARRAGVESETEDRIDFTI; encoded by the coding sequence ATGCTCCGCATCTCCAAGAAGCTGATGTTCGCCATCGAGGCGGTCCTCGACATCGCCTACAACGCGGGCACCGAACCGGTGCAGTCCGGGGAGATCACCCGGCGCCAGGGCATTCCGAAGCGGTATCTGGAACAGGTGCTGCAACAGCTGGTGCGCGAAGGCGTGCTGGCCGGGGTGCGCGGCCCGCGCGGCGGCTACCGGCTGGCGCGCGAGCGGCGGCGGATCACGCTGGGCGAGATCGTCAAGGTCGTCCGCGCGATGGAGACCGCGACCGACCCGATCGAGGAGCCGGCGGGCTCCGTGCTGGGCCATCAGGTGGTGCGGCCGCTGTGGGGCGAGTTGCAGGACGAATGCATGGCCAAGCTCGACACCATCACCATCGAGGATCTGTGCATGCGGGCACGCCGCGCCGGGGTGGAGAGCGAGACCGAGGACCGGATCGACTTCACCATCTGA